Proteins found in one Crassostrea angulata isolate pt1a10 chromosome 3, ASM2561291v2, whole genome shotgun sequence genomic segment:
- the LOC128176881 gene encoding uncharacterized protein LOC128176881 codes for MSPDPKKRHSISPISSPNSTFNSTLSLSNRFSVFEDDKDCVDEDCADEDDDVKDTPVLNPLPNNQFLNIDAAYQLIKASTPSNIEDKIPTGPKENIYILVKTTTNSKQEFPDDCGVWGRAGTTVNSTFIEKDGKLKTVVVRDSQICVERKVQNVRQYVPIVPQPADDSVVKCHRYYSKLKSSDQFKRRVTIFTKLPSSNKDKQDIAVVEYQGSWESPKLPHGNCTKASVPYRRTDPAILREAAHITKQHHQMPMTTCQQMMQNDSINAPRAKQIRDKVYRETKKTDSENFPLHNIADEVLCVINMCQNGENNVREIFLTPNKPPSVIVYSDEQLEDMKSNCIGPNGSVIGIDRTFNLGPCFVTTTTYKNVKILKRETLQNPIFLGPVFLHWDGETDSYFKFLCHLNSKLGFPSGLKVGSDEEKAIKNAINQSFHKPCHLLCTKHLKDNVRRYLKDKDGCRAKERETIVKSIFGHDGLLNSDDSFSFESKFADMDSVLAKFPNFQNHFQNRLKPLLHDHVFLPLQNGTVNELWTNNNSESLNNRIKQSTNWKPQKLPDLIHKLNEISSFQLNDLRRAIHGNGNYILDDTVKRHHVSPDVWVKMSKTEKQKRTWKLLTQKPVDPDRRNHIISTKCSFKVPPTAKIAQKPHQRRRPRAERTRR; via the exons ATGTCTCCTGACCCCAAAAAGAGACACAGTATATCACCAATATCATCACCAAATTCCACCTTCAATTCTACGCTGAGTTTGTCCAATCGCTTTTCTGTGTTTGAAGATGATAAAGACTGTGTTGACGAGGACTGTGCTGACGAGGATGATGATGTAAAGGACACTCCAGTATTGAACCCACTCCCAAATAACCAATTCCTAAACATTGATGCCGCCTACCAACTAATAAAAGCGTCAACTCCGTCAAACATTGAAGACAAAATACCAACTGGGCCCAAAGAAAACATATACATTCTTGTTAAGACGACCACCAACAGCAAACAAGAATTTCCAGACGACTGTGGAGTGTGGGGGCGTGCTGGGACAACTGTGAATTCAACATTCATAGAAAAAGACGGCAAATTGAAGACAGTGGTTGTGAGGGATAGCCAAATCTGTGTCGAGAGGAAAGTGCAAAATGTACGGCAATACGTTCCGATAGTGCCCCAACCTGCCGATGACAGTGTAGTAAAGTGCCACCGATATTACTCTAAACTCAAGAGCTCGGATCAGTTTAAACGGAGAGtgacaatttttacaaaattaccaTCATCTAACAAAGACAAACAAGACATTGCAGTGGTGGAATACCAAGGTTCCTGGGAGTCACCAAAACTACCACATGGCAACTGCACCAAGGCATCGGTCCCCTACCGCCGCACAGATCCAGCCATTCTCCGAGAAGCAGCCCACATCACAAAGCAACATCACCAAATGCCCATGACAACCTGTCAACAAATGATGCAAAATGATTCGATCAACGCTCCCCGTGCCAAACAAATAAGAGACAAAGTATACCGAGAAACCAAGAAGACAGACAGTGAAAATTTTCCACTTCATAATATCGCCGACGAAGTACTTTGCGTGATAAACATGTGCCAAAACGGGGAAAATAATGtgagagaaatatttctaacacCGAACAAACCTCCCAGCGTTATTGTGTATTCAGATGAGCAACTAGAAGATATGAAATCCAACTGCATAGGACCAAACGGGAGTGTCATCGGAATAGACAGAACTTTCAATCTTGGGCCATGTTTTGTGACAACAACAACatacaaaaatgtcaaaattctCAAACGCGAAACATTACAAAATCCAATTTTCCTGGGACCAGTATTTCTTCACTGGGACGGCGAAACTGACAgttattttaagtttttgtgTCATCTAAATTCAAAGTTAGGTTTTCCATCCGGACTTAAAGTGGGAAGTGACGAGGAAAAAGCCATCAAAAATGCCATAAATCAATCCTTTCACAAACCATGTCACCTTCTGTGCACCAAACATCTAAAAGACAATGTCAGGCGTTATCTCAAAGACAAGGATGGCTGCAGGGCGAAGGAAAGAGAGACTATAGTAAAATCAATTTTCGGCCACGATGGACTTTTAAATAGTGATGATTCGTTTTCTTTTGAATCGAAATTCGCGGATATGGACAGTGTTCTTGccaaatttccaaattttcaaaaccattTCCAGAACCGTTTGAAACCATTACTACACGACCATGTTTTCCTTCCTCTTCAAAATGGTACTGTGAACGAGCTCTGGACTAATAACAACTCCGAGTCTCTTAACAACAGAATAAAACAATCGACCAACTGGAAACCACAAAAGCTTCCTGATCTCAttcataaattaaatgaaatcagCTCATTTCAACTTAATGACCTTCGCCGAGCCATCCATGGTAATGGTAACTATATCTTGGATGACACAGTGAAACGCCATCATGTGTCTCCAGACGTATGGGTAAAAATGAGCAAGACCGAAAAACAGAAACGAACCTGGAAACTCCTGACACAGAAGCCGGTGGATCCTGATAGAAGAAACCACATCATTTCTACAAAGTGCAGTTTTAAG GTCCCACCTACAGCCAAGATAGCCCAAAAGCCTCATCAGCGAAGAAGACCAAGAGCTGAGCGGACAAGGCGATAA
- the LOC128177813 gene encoding WD repeat-containing protein 25-like translates to MSSFLVWKHIGMDLLKGYSDDSGTEDAEQCVENDEESRSAVGSSKKTELNSGGHSAIDFFGLNDDCEEEPEEPPSKKTKEYKIGSKGSEVQVEVPDSDFWKNFTPPDDLQEYSGILKKNKDQHLHSLEGKRERVQSFQQNCAQQTKRRHFNERGIHEQISHSGAQGSSFRTCHSQKSPSTNVEHTQRQLFYIHSKISPHLTKTSNIQNRYPQKIEREVDDYKETVNRVVWNNPPYCHLFLSASMDGSVRIWNIWTQLSPCVQSLCVHKRAVKDAVWSQDGRHVLSCSYDKTAKWIDVDKGSVLSTFGQSSFVTSCKVHPNDPHLSITGGQNVIHCWDNRHSQSPCRTYTYKDSFGQVQDLLFSRDGDIFFSAGDEISRDTADRNIMAWDFRSTSAISNQIYQERYSCTRLKLHPTSGHFLAQSHGNYIALFSVNKPFKMNKAKRFEGHKLSGYSIGFDISPDGSLVLSGDSSGQVFCYNFQTGRIIKKIQTGLDVVMDVSFNPVLSSTTAVCGWNGKIQVLS, encoded by the exons ATGTCTTCATTTTTAGTTTGGAAACATATTGGAATGGATTTACTGAAAGGTTATTCTGACGATAGTGGAACTGAGGATGCAGAACAATGTGTAGAGAATGATGAAGAAAGTAGATCAGCTGTTGGTTCCAGTAAAAAGACAGAGTTAAACAGTGGGGGCCATTCAGCCATTGACTTCTTTGGTTTGAATGATGATTGTGAGGAGGAGCCTGAAGAACCACCATCAAAGAAAACTAAGGAGTATAAAATTGGATCAAAGGGGTCAGAGGTGCAGGTTGAAGTCCCTGACAGTGATTTTTGGAAAAACTTTACTCCTCCAGATGATCTGCAGGAATATAGTGGGATACTGAAAAAGAATAAAGATCAGCATCTGCATTCACTGGAGGGTAAGAGAGAGAGGGTTCAAAGTTTTCAGCAAAACTGTGCTCAGCAGACTAAAAGAAGACATTTTAATGAACGTGGAATACATGAACAGATTTCTCACAGTGGAGCACAGGGGTCATCATTCAGGACATGTCATTCTCAGAAGAGTCCTTCCACTAATGTTGAACACACTCAAAGGCAACTGTTTTACATACACTCAAAGATATCACCCCATTTAACAAAGACGAGCAACATTCAAAATAGGTATCCACAAAAAATTGAGAGAGAAGTAGATGATTATAAAGAGACAGTGAATCGGGTGGTGTGGAACAATCCACCCTACTGTCATTTGTTCCTGTCAGCTTCTATGGATGGATCCGTACGGATATGGAACATTTGGACTCAACTGTCCCCCTGTGTGCAGTCTCTATGTGTCCATAAACGGGCTGTGAAAGATGCCGTCTGGAGCCAAGATGGAAGACATGTTCTAAGCTGCAGCTATGACAAGACTGCAAAATGGATTGATGTAGATAAAG GTAGTGTTTTATCTACTTTTGGTCAGTCTTCTTTTGTCACAAGTTGTAAAGTCCATCCCAATGACCCCCATCTCAGCATCACTGGGGGTCAGAACGTGATCCACTGCTGGGACAACAGACACAGCCAGTCTCCCTGCAGGACCTACACTTACAAGGACTCCTTTGGTCAG GTTCAGGATCTACTATTCAGCAGGGATGGAGACATCTTTTTCTCAGCAGGAGATGAGATTAGCCGAGACACTGCGGACAGGAACATCATGGCCTGGGATTTTAGGTCAACCAGTGCCATATCTAATCAGATCTATCAG GAGAGGTACAGTTGTACCCGCCTGAAGCTTCATCCTACATCTGGACATTTTCTTGCCCAGTCTCATGGAAACTATATAGCCCTCTTCTCCGTCAACAAGCCATTCAAGATGAACAAAGCAAAGCGCTTTGAGGGTCACAAG CTGTCTGGATATTCTATTGGATTTGACATTTCTCCCGATGGATCATTAGTTTTAAGTGGGGATAGTTCCGGACAGGTTTTCTGCTACAACTTCCAGACAGGCAGGATCATCAAGAAGATCCAGACAGGTCTGGATGTAGTCATGGATGTAAGCTTCAATCCAGTCTTGTCTTCAACCACTGCAGTGTGTGGATGGAATGGGAAGATACAAGTCCTGAGTTAA
- the LOC128177815 gene encoding BTB/POZ domain-containing protein 6-like gives MDLLSYGDWQSDRSLSESNKFMLQQKIGCDISFLLGKSKELVQAHSYMLASRSSVFFAMLYGPFDKSDKPIEIPDIEKDIFEQILRYMYCEEISINEDNVTHILYAARKYGISKVTKECRSFLEKNINPDNVCVIAENAHIFDEEELFKMCLDYIIKHAFESIHSEAFTQLCQSCVTKIIERDDLPLDEDHILECMTHWAKKQCSRQSLAVTEENQRAALGDLFYLIRFPIMNLTYFADNVAKNSKLLTEIEKINLYTYMAGTNKELSDIKFVTKCRKSFFITCTRLGALEKANVETFRWRTGELEKLDFKVSKKIEIHGIVVYGGRLEKSNYKVSAWLRKHDTDEVIADCHSKLTTTPEGITYRVFFRKPAIVQANKRYCIHLQMKGAKTYWSEEGTTNVTCHDVVFTFLDSQEYGNGTGARRGQIPGIIFTRYPRNQTS, from the exons atggacTTGTTGAGCTATGGAGATTGGCAGTCAGATCGCAGCTTATCAGAGAGCAACAAATTCATGTTACAGCAAAAGATTGGTTGTGATATCAGCTTTCTATTGGGCAAATCAAAGGAATTGGTACAGGCACACAGTTATATGCTGGCAAGTCGAAGTAGTGTATTCTTTGCAATGCTGTATGGACCTTTTGACAAAAGTGACAAGCCGATTGAAATACCAGACatagaaaaagatatttttgaacaaattttaag GTATATGTACTGTGAAGAAATTTCTATTAATGAGGACAATGTGACCCACATTCTTTATGCTGCACGCAAATATGGAATCTCAAAAGTTACAAAAGAATGCAGGTCTTTCTTGGAGAAGAACATCAATCCAGACAATGTTTGTGTCATTGCTGAAAATGCTCACATCTTTGATGAAGAAGAGCTTTTCAAAATGTGTCTAGATTACATCATCAAACACGCCTTTGAAAGCATTCACTCAGAGGCCTTCACTCAGCTGTGCCAGTCCTGTGTGACTAAGATAATTGAGAGGGATGATCTTCCTTTGGATGAAGATCACATTTTGGAGTGTATGACCCATTGGGCCAAGAAGCAGTGTAGTCGTCAAAGTTTGGCAGTTACGGAGGAGAATCAGAGGGCAGCCCTTGGCGACCTTTTCTACTTGATACGGTTTCCAATTATGAACTTGACATATTTTGCAGACAATGTTGCAAAGAACAGCAAACTTCTGACTGAAATAGAAAAAATCAATCTCTACACATACATGGCTGGAACAAATAAAGAGTTGTCAGACATCAAATTTGTCACGAAATGTAGGAAATCATTTTTCATCACATGTACACGTTTGGGGGCTTTGGAAAAAGCAAATGTTGAAACCTTTAGATGGAGAACTGGGGAACTGGAGAAACTAGACTTTAAAGTGTCAAAGAAGATTGAAATTCATGGCATTGTAGTGTATGGTGGAAGGCTAGAAAAGTCAAACTACAAAGTTTCGGCCTGGCTGAGAAAGCATGACACGGACGAAGTCATTGCGGACTGTCACAGCAAGCTGACAACTACACCAGAGGGCATCACCTATCGGGTCTTCTTCAGAAAGCCTGCCATAGTGCAGGCCAACAAGAGATACTGTATCCACCTACAAATGAAGGGAGCCAAGACCTACTGGAGTGAGGAGGGAACCACTAACGTCACCTGCCATGATGTTGTGTTTACATTTCTGGACTCCCAGGAATACGGGAATGGGACCGGGGCTAGACGTGGTCAGATTCCAGGAATCATCTTCACCAGATATCCTAGGAACCAGACCAGTTAA
- the LOC128175499 gene encoding spastin-like isoform X2 gives MNRKGNGRFFGRRRGDKSKGPQRQRIPFYRRNFDFAARPILFIFGLIRQIAFQLWLVLTLVVCKSRNLSREGTYRRIRADVTADAESAMTSPARAKSPSPAEPILTQQKHYHRKAFEYISKALKIDEEDAGKKDQAVEMYRKGIDALQKGIAVEVNYGHGESWDKARRLQEKMITNLVMARDRLEVLEKALLLCAQEPLISDIAEGVDRNPNLRERRPASNDAQAPSGRAQKPPSTATSKTNKPLRQKPMAIHKSNSLPRSNPRAENKINSPAAAREYYKQTPRLNAPGSKKKPDLSKMKLKNVDKNIAETILNEILDTGPTVTFKDIAGQEAAKEALQEIVILPALRPELFTGLRAPARGLLLFGPPGNGKTMLAKAVANESNATFFNISASSLTSKWVGEGEKLVRAMFVIARELQPSVVFMDEIDSLLCERREGENDASRRLKTEFLVHFDGVSGIAGSGDDKVLIMGATNRPQELDNAVLRRFVKRVYVRMPNKDTRKGMLCHLLSKHGNPLSSQELDHIARLTEGYSGSDLNALAKDAALGPIRGLSAKEVKTVDANQVRNIKKEDFEEALRRIRRSVAPDSLKQYEDWNSEYGAVGF, from the exons ATGAACAGAAAGGGAAACGGTCGGTTTTTTGGCCGAAGAAGGGGTGATAAGAGCAAAGGACCGCAGCGACAAAGAATACCATTCTACAGACGAAATTTTGACTTCGCAGCCAGGccgattttgtttattttcggTTTGATTCGTCAGATTGCATTCCAACTTTGGCTCGTGCTCACTTTGGTGGTCTGCAAGTCCCGAAATTTATCACGAGAAGGTACTTACCGTCGAATTAGGGCTGATGTCACAGCGGACGCTGAGAGCGCTATGACGTCACCGGCAAGAGCAAAATCGCCGTCCCCTGCGGAACCTATACTGACTCAACAGAAGCACTACCACAGAAAAGcatttgaatatatttcaaaGGCGCTCAAAATAGACGAAGAAGATGCAG GGAAGAAGGATCAAGCGGTTGAGATGTACAGAAAGGGAATAGATGCCCTACAAAAAGGCATTGCAGTGGAAGTGAACTATGGCCATG GTGAGTCCTGGGACAAAGCTCGCAGACTTCAAGAGAAGATGATCACAAACCTGGTCATGGCCAGAGACAGACTAGAGGTGCTTG AAAAAGCATTACTCCTCTGTGCTCAAGAGCCTCTCATATCAGACATTGCTGAAGGGGTAGATCGTAATCCCAATTTACGTGAACGTCGACCAGCATCGAATGATGCTCAAGCACCGAGCGGCAGAGCCCAGAAACCCCCCTCTACAG CAACCAGCAAGACAAACAAACCTTTAAGACAGAAACCAATGGCAATACATAAAAGTAATTCACTTCCCAGAAGCAATCCAAGGGCAgagaacaaaataaacagcccaGCGGCGGCCAGAGAGTACTACAAACAGACGCCCAGACTAAAC GCTCCAGGCAGTAAGAAAAAACCAGATTTGTCcaagatgaaattaaaaaacgTAGACAAAAATATAGCAGAAACAATTCTGAATGAGATTTTGGACACTGGACCTACAGTTACATTTAAAGACATAG CTGGACAGGAAGCAGCTAAAGAGGCCTTACAGGAGATTGTCATACTCCCAGCCTTACGACCAGAG ttATTCACCGGGCTGAGAGCCCCTGCCCGTGGCCTCCTCTTGTTTGGTCCCCCAGGGAATGGTAAAACTATGCTG GCTAAAGCAGTGGCCAACGAATCCAATGCAACATTCTTCAATATCAGTGCCTCAAGTCTCACATCCAAGTGG gTTGGTGAAGGTGAAAAGCTTGTTAGAGCTATGTTTGTTATTGCTCGAGAGCTCCAGCCATCAGTTGTGTTCATGG ATGAAATTGATTCGCTTTTATGTGAGCGAAGGGAAGGGGAAAATGATGCTAGTCGCAGACTGAAAACAGAGTTTCTTGTACACTTTGATGGG GTGTCTGGGATTGCAGGCAGTGGTGATGATAAAGTATTAATTATGGGTGCCACCAATCGACCCCAGGAGTTGGATAACGCAGTTCTAAG GAGGTTTGTTAAACGTGTGTATGTGAGGATGCCAAACAAAGACACACGGAAGGGTATGCTATGTCACCTGTTGTCCAAACATGGCAACCCCCTGTCCAGTCAGGAGCTTGACCATATAGCACG ATTAACAGAGGGCTATTCAGGAAGTGACCTTAATGCACTTGCCAAGGATGCAGCTTTAGGTCCAATTAGAG
- the LOC128175499 gene encoding spastin-like isoform X1: MNRKGNGRFFGRRRGDKSKGPQRQRIPFYRRNFDFAARPILFIFGLIRQIAFQLWLVLTLVVCKSRNLSREGTYRRIRADVTADAESAMTSPARAKSPSPAEPILTQQKHYHRKAFEYISKALKIDEEDAGKKDQAVEMYRKGIDALQKGIAVEVNYGHGESWDKARRLQEKMITNLVMARDRLEVLEKALLLCAQEPLISDIAEGVDRNPNLRERRPASNDAQAPSGRAQKPPSTGEVNKRKASEGSEAAATSKTNKPLRQKPMAIHKSNSLPRSNPRAENKINSPAAAREYYKQTPRLNAPGSKKKPDLSKMKLKNVDKNIAETILNEILDTGPTVTFKDIAGQEAAKEALQEIVILPALRPELFTGLRAPARGLLLFGPPGNGKTMLAKAVANESNATFFNISASSLTSKWVGEGEKLVRAMFVIARELQPSVVFMDEIDSLLCERREGENDASRRLKTEFLVHFDGVSGIAGSGDDKVLIMGATNRPQELDNAVLRRFVKRVYVRMPNKDTRKGMLCHLLSKHGNPLSSQELDHIARLTEGYSGSDLNALAKDAALGPIRGLSAKEVKTVDANQVRNIKKEDFEEALRRIRRSVAPDSLKQYEDWNSEYGAVGF, translated from the exons ATGAACAGAAAGGGAAACGGTCGGTTTTTTGGCCGAAGAAGGGGTGATAAGAGCAAAGGACCGCAGCGACAAAGAATACCATTCTACAGACGAAATTTTGACTTCGCAGCCAGGccgattttgtttattttcggTTTGATTCGTCAGATTGCATTCCAACTTTGGCTCGTGCTCACTTTGGTGGTCTGCAAGTCCCGAAATTTATCACGAGAAGGTACTTACCGTCGAATTAGGGCTGATGTCACAGCGGACGCTGAGAGCGCTATGACGTCACCGGCAAGAGCAAAATCGCCGTCCCCTGCGGAACCTATACTGACTCAACAGAAGCACTACCACAGAAAAGcatttgaatatatttcaaaGGCGCTCAAAATAGACGAAGAAGATGCAG GGAAGAAGGATCAAGCGGTTGAGATGTACAGAAAGGGAATAGATGCCCTACAAAAAGGCATTGCAGTGGAAGTGAACTATGGCCATG GTGAGTCCTGGGACAAAGCTCGCAGACTTCAAGAGAAGATGATCACAAACCTGGTCATGGCCAGAGACAGACTAGAGGTGCTTG AAAAAGCATTACTCCTCTGTGCTCAAGAGCCTCTCATATCAGACATTGCTGAAGGGGTAGATCGTAATCCCAATTTACGTGAACGTCGACCAGCATCGAATGATGCTCAAGCACCGAGCGGCAGAGCCCAGAAACCCCCCTCTACAGGTGAGGTAAACAAGAGAAAGGCGTCTGAAGGCAGCGAAGCTGCAG CAACCAGCAAGACAAACAAACCTTTAAGACAGAAACCAATGGCAATACATAAAAGTAATTCACTTCCCAGAAGCAATCCAAGGGCAgagaacaaaataaacagcccaGCGGCGGCCAGAGAGTACTACAAACAGACGCCCAGACTAAAC GCTCCAGGCAGTAAGAAAAAACCAGATTTGTCcaagatgaaattaaaaaacgTAGACAAAAATATAGCAGAAACAATTCTGAATGAGATTTTGGACACTGGACCTACAGTTACATTTAAAGACATAG CTGGACAGGAAGCAGCTAAAGAGGCCTTACAGGAGATTGTCATACTCCCAGCCTTACGACCAGAG ttATTCACCGGGCTGAGAGCCCCTGCCCGTGGCCTCCTCTTGTTTGGTCCCCCAGGGAATGGTAAAACTATGCTG GCTAAAGCAGTGGCCAACGAATCCAATGCAACATTCTTCAATATCAGTGCCTCAAGTCTCACATCCAAGTGG gTTGGTGAAGGTGAAAAGCTTGTTAGAGCTATGTTTGTTATTGCTCGAGAGCTCCAGCCATCAGTTGTGTTCATGG ATGAAATTGATTCGCTTTTATGTGAGCGAAGGGAAGGGGAAAATGATGCTAGTCGCAGACTGAAAACAGAGTTTCTTGTACACTTTGATGGG GTGTCTGGGATTGCAGGCAGTGGTGATGATAAAGTATTAATTATGGGTGCCACCAATCGACCCCAGGAGTTGGATAACGCAGTTCTAAG GAGGTTTGTTAAACGTGTGTATGTGAGGATGCCAAACAAAGACACACGGAAGGGTATGCTATGTCACCTGTTGTCCAAACATGGCAACCCCCTGTCCAGTCAGGAGCTTGACCATATAGCACG ATTAACAGAGGGCTATTCAGGAAGTGACCTTAATGCACTTGCCAAGGATGCAGCTTTAGGTCCAATTAGAG
- the LOC128175499 gene encoding spastin-like isoform X3, with amino-acid sequence MNRKGNGRFFGRRRGDKSKGPQRQRIPFYRRNFDFAARPILFIFGLIRQIAFQLWLVLTLVVCKSRNLSREGTYRRIRADVTADAESAMTSPARAKSPSPAEPILTQQKHYHRKAFEYISKALKIDEEDAGKKDQAVEMYRKGIDALQKGIAVEVNYGHGESWDKARRLQEKMITNLVMARDRLEVLATSKTNKPLRQKPMAIHKSNSLPRSNPRAENKINSPAAAREYYKQTPRLNAPGSKKKPDLSKMKLKNVDKNIAETILNEILDTGPTVTFKDIAGQEAAKEALQEIVILPALRPELFTGLRAPARGLLLFGPPGNGKTMLAKAVANESNATFFNISASSLTSKWVGEGEKLVRAMFVIARELQPSVVFMDEIDSLLCERREGENDASRRLKTEFLVHFDGVSGIAGSGDDKVLIMGATNRPQELDNAVLRRFVKRVYVRMPNKDTRKGMLCHLLSKHGNPLSSQELDHIARLTEGYSGSDLNALAKDAALGPIRGLSAKEVKTVDANQVRNIKKEDFEEALRRIRRSVAPDSLKQYEDWNSEYGAVGF; translated from the exons ATGAACAGAAAGGGAAACGGTCGGTTTTTTGGCCGAAGAAGGGGTGATAAGAGCAAAGGACCGCAGCGACAAAGAATACCATTCTACAGACGAAATTTTGACTTCGCAGCCAGGccgattttgtttattttcggTTTGATTCGTCAGATTGCATTCCAACTTTGGCTCGTGCTCACTTTGGTGGTCTGCAAGTCCCGAAATTTATCACGAGAAGGTACTTACCGTCGAATTAGGGCTGATGTCACAGCGGACGCTGAGAGCGCTATGACGTCACCGGCAAGAGCAAAATCGCCGTCCCCTGCGGAACCTATACTGACTCAACAGAAGCACTACCACAGAAAAGcatttgaatatatttcaaaGGCGCTCAAAATAGACGAAGAAGATGCAG GGAAGAAGGATCAAGCGGTTGAGATGTACAGAAAGGGAATAGATGCCCTACAAAAAGGCATTGCAGTGGAAGTGAACTATGGCCATG GTGAGTCCTGGGACAAAGCTCGCAGACTTCAAGAGAAGATGATCACAAACCTGGTCATGGCCAGAGACAGACTAGAGGTGCTTG CAACCAGCAAGACAAACAAACCTTTAAGACAGAAACCAATGGCAATACATAAAAGTAATTCACTTCCCAGAAGCAATCCAAGGGCAgagaacaaaataaacagcccaGCGGCGGCCAGAGAGTACTACAAACAGACGCCCAGACTAAAC GCTCCAGGCAGTAAGAAAAAACCAGATTTGTCcaagatgaaattaaaaaacgTAGACAAAAATATAGCAGAAACAATTCTGAATGAGATTTTGGACACTGGACCTACAGTTACATTTAAAGACATAG CTGGACAGGAAGCAGCTAAAGAGGCCTTACAGGAGATTGTCATACTCCCAGCCTTACGACCAGAG ttATTCACCGGGCTGAGAGCCCCTGCCCGTGGCCTCCTCTTGTTTGGTCCCCCAGGGAATGGTAAAACTATGCTG GCTAAAGCAGTGGCCAACGAATCCAATGCAACATTCTTCAATATCAGTGCCTCAAGTCTCACATCCAAGTGG gTTGGTGAAGGTGAAAAGCTTGTTAGAGCTATGTTTGTTATTGCTCGAGAGCTCCAGCCATCAGTTGTGTTCATGG ATGAAATTGATTCGCTTTTATGTGAGCGAAGGGAAGGGGAAAATGATGCTAGTCGCAGACTGAAAACAGAGTTTCTTGTACACTTTGATGGG GTGTCTGGGATTGCAGGCAGTGGTGATGATAAAGTATTAATTATGGGTGCCACCAATCGACCCCAGGAGTTGGATAACGCAGTTCTAAG GAGGTTTGTTAAACGTGTGTATGTGAGGATGCCAAACAAAGACACACGGAAGGGTATGCTATGTCACCTGTTGTCCAAACATGGCAACCCCCTGTCCAGTCAGGAGCTTGACCATATAGCACG ATTAACAGAGGGCTATTCAGGAAGTGACCTTAATGCACTTGCCAAGGATGCAGCTTTAGGTCCAATTAGAG